The DNA region TCAGCACGGCGAGGATCGCCACCACCAGCTCCGCCGAGCGCGGCAGGGCCACCGCCACCAGCCGCTCCGGGCCCGCTCCCCGGGCGATCAGGGCGTGCGCCAGCCGGTTGGCCCGCGCGTCCAGCTCCGCGTACGTCAGCGAGACCTCGCCGCACACCAGCGCGGTCAGCTCCGGGGTCGCCCGGACGTGTTCCCGGAACAGCTCCGGCAGGCTCGCGGCCGGGGCCGGCGCCACCGGCCCGGCGCCGAGCTCCGCCAGCTCACGGCGCTCCTCGGCGGTGAGCAGTTCGATCCGGCCGACCGGCTCGTCCGGGTCGCAGTCCGCGAGGGTGTCCAGCAGGGCGAGCAGCCGCCGCTGGTGGGCGGCGAGGTCGTCCTCGCCGTACGCCTGCGGTGAGCCGTGCAGCCGGAGCAGCGGCGGGTTGCCGTCCCGGTAGTCGAAGACCCAGACCGCGAGGTCGGTGGTCGAGCCGGACACGAAGTGGTGCACGGAGGCGGGGTGCCCGGCGAAGCTCGGCCTGGAGTTGAAGGCCATGATGTTGACGATCAGGGGGAACGCCGTCCCGATGCCGCCGGGGGCGCCGAGGTCGCGCAGCAGGTCCTCGCTGCGGTAGCGCTCGTGCGCGACGGCCGTCTCGACCTCCCGCGCCGCCTGGGCGACGAGTTCGCGCCAGGGCAGGTCCGGCCGCACCGTCAGCCGCAGCGGCACCACGTTGGACATGGTGCCCGGCACGGCCGTCAGGTCCCGGTCGGCGCCGCGGCGGGCGGTGACGGGCAGGGCGAGCACCACCTCCTGGCTGCCGGTCAGCCGGTGGGCGTAGAGCGCCGTCGCCGCGACCACCAGCCGGGACCACCGGACGCCGACCCGGCCCGCCGCCGCCCGCAGGGCGTCCGGGCGGCGCAGTGGCCGCTCCTCGGCCAGCCGGAGGGCGAGGTGCGGGTCGGTCGCGGGGCCGTCGGCGAGCCGGGTCGGGGCCGGCAGGTCGGCGAAGCGCTCGGTCCAGTGGGCGCGGTCGGCGGCGAAGTCGGTGGAGGCGCGGTAGGCGGCGTCGCTGTCGACCAGGTCCCGCAGCGAGCCGAACGGGCACGGCGGCACGGCGCCGCCCCCGACCAGTGCCGAGTACACCTCGCCGACCCGCTGCCGGAGCATGGAGCTGCTGATCGCGTCCAGTACCACGTGGTGGTAGTTCAGGTACCAGAGGTACTCCGTCGGTGACGCCTTGATCAGCGCGTGGCCGAACAGCGGGTGACGGGCGAGGTCCAGCGGGCGCAGCAGGTCCCGCTCCATCCAGGCCACGGCCGCCGCCCGGGGGTCGGGCTCCCCGCTGAGGTCGAGGTGGGCCGGGGCCCAGTCCCAGCTCTCCCGGAGCACCTGGCGCGGGCCTTCCCCGTCGTCGACGAAGGTCACGTGCAGGGCGTCGACCTCGTCGACGACGCGGCGCAGCGCGGTCTCGAAGATCTCCCGGTCCACCGGCCCGTGGATCTCCAGGCACTCGCCGACGCGGTAGCCCGGGATCGGCGTCCGGGAGCGCTGCTCGGCGAGCCAGATCTCGCGCTGGGCCGCGGTCAGGGGAAGGACGTCACCGTCGCGACGGGACATGGGGGTACCTCCGGGAGTGTGGGCAGGCTTGGTGGCAGGACGCACCGGGCCGCGCCGACCGCGGTGTGGTCACGCGGTCGGCCGGCGGGCGGGCGCGGCTCGCTGGGTCAGGCGGCGAGTTCGCCGGCCTGGAGCTGCCAGAGGGACGCGTAGAGTCCGTGCTGGGCGAGCAGTTCGTCGTGGGTGCCCTGTTCGGCGACGACGCCACCCTTGTCCAGGACGTAGATCCGGTCGGCGTGGCGGACCGTGGAGAGCCGGTGGGCGATGACGACCATCGTCCGGTCGGCCGCGAAGAGCCGCAGCGTGCGCTGGATGGCCGCCTCGGTCTCGTTGTCCACGGCGGAGGTGGCCTCGTCGAGGATGACGACCGGCGAGTCCTTGAGGATCGCGCGCGCCAGGGCGATCCGCTGCCGCTGGCCGCCGGAGAGCGCGGCGCCGCGTTCGCCGATCAGGGTGTCGTAGCCGTCCGGCAGCGTGGCGATGAAGGTGTGCGCCTCGGCCATGGTGGCGGCCTGCACGACGGCTTCGTCGGAGGCCTCGAAGCTGCCGTAACGGATGTTGTCGGCGATGCTGCCGTCGAAGAGGAACGGGTCCTGGGCGACGAAGCCGATGGCGTGGCGCAGGTCGTGCCGCCGTAGGTCCCGGACGTCCTGTCCGTCGAGCAGCACGCTGCCGGACTCGGCGTCCTGGAAGCGCATCAGCAGTTTGGCGATCGTCGTCTTGCCGGAGCCGGTGGCGCCCACCAGGGCGGTCACCCGCCCGGCCGGGAAGGTGAGCGAGAGGTCCTCCAGGGCCGCCGGCCGGCCGGGGTAGGCGAAGGTGACCCCGTCGAGGACGAGCTCGCCGCGCACCTCGGCGAGGTCGAGCGTCCCGTCGCTGCCGTCGGCCTCGACGGGCAGGGCGCGCAGCCGATGGACCCGGTCGTAGGAGGAGAGGGTGCGCTGGTACTGGTCGACGATGCCGCCGAGCCGGCTCATCCGCATCAGCAGCATCTGGGGCAGCCCGATCAGCGGGCTGAACACCTCGAAGCGCAGGGTGCCGTTGAGCACCGAACGGCCGCCGATCAGCAGGGTGCCGGCCATCGACGCGGTGGTGCAGGCCCGGACGGTCTCGGCGTGGCGGATGGTGCTCCGGTCGGTCTGCCGGGTGCTCTCCTGGGCCGCCTCGCTCAACTCGTCGATGCGTCCGGCCTCGTGGTCCTCGGTGCAGAAGCTCTTGACGGTCGCACTGGCTTCCAGCGAGTTGATCACCTGGCTGCCCAGCCTGGCCCGGCGCTCGCCGGTGACGGCGTAGTCGGCCGCGGCCCGGTCCTGGTGGCGCAGCGACAGCCAGGCGATGACCGGGATCGGCAGGAAGGCGATCCAGGCGATCTGCGGCGCCAGCAGCAGGAAGGCCGGCACCAGGAGGGCCAGGCTGGTGCCGAGTTGCAGCACGTCGTTGGCCGGGCCGGCGAAGAAGGCGCCGAGCTGGCCGACGTCGTCGGTGAGCGCGCCGGCCACCCGGGTGGTCCGTTCGCCCTCCAGGTGCCCCAGTTCGAGGTGCTGGACGTGCCGGTAGGTGTGGCTGCGCCAGTCGTGCTCGATGTCCTGGCCGAGCCGGCGCCACTGGAGGTTCGAGTGGTAGGAGAGGCCCGCCACGGCGGCGCAGGCGACGGCCACCAGGCCTGCCAGGCCCCAGAGTTGGGCGGACGCGGTGGTCAGGCCGAGGCTGACCAGCGGCGCCGCCTCGCCCTTGATGAGGACCAGTCCGGTCCAGCCGAGGAAGGTGCCGAGCGCCATTTCCGAGACCTGGCAGGAGACCGAGAGCGCGGCCGCCCGGTAGAGGCGGGCCCGGTGCGGTCCGACGATCTCCAGCAGGGGGTGGCGTCCGGCGCCGGGCCCGGCCGCCTCCTGGGCGGC from Kitasatospora cathayae includes:
- a CDS encoding ABC transporter ATP-binding protein/permease, producing MELDASPRSVIPGRQRWDVRLVLGRPRTAEFLAAVLRRVPGITEARANPVTGGVLVRHDARVRATDVGRIVRRAVTLVAEDPTGAGRPAPGRPGAAPAPRADRGLVVRPVLAVGGGVAAGIALIKGSALSRQLVAVGGVAAATAAVLRKAWRRTVDAAQEAAGPGAGRHPLLEIVGPHRARLYRAAALSVSCQVSEMALGTFLGWTGLVLIKGEAAPLVSLGLTTASAQLWGLAGLVAVACAAVAGLSYHSNLQWRRLGQDIEHDWRSHTYRHVQHLELGHLEGERTTRVAGALTDDVGQLGAFFAGPANDVLQLGTSLALLVPAFLLLAPQIAWIAFLPIPVIAWLSLRHQDRAAADYAVTGERRARLGSQVINSLEASATVKSFCTEDHEAGRIDELSEAAQESTRQTDRSTIRHAETVRACTTASMAGTLLIGGRSVLNGTLRFEVFSPLIGLPQMLLMRMSRLGGIVDQYQRTLSSYDRVHRLRALPVEADGSDGTLDLAEVRGELVLDGVTFAYPGRPAALEDLSLTFPAGRVTALVGATGSGKTTIAKLLMRFQDAESGSVLLDGQDVRDLRRHDLRHAIGFVAQDPFLFDGSIADNIRYGSFEASDEAVVQAATMAEAHTFIATLPDGYDTLIGERGAALSGGQRQRIALARAILKDSPVVILDEATSAVDNETEAAIQRTLRLFAADRTMVVIAHRLSTVRHADRIYVLDKGGVVAEQGTHDELLAQHGLYASLWQLQAGELAA